In Variovorax paradoxus, a single genomic region encodes these proteins:
- a CDS encoding amino acid ABC transporter ATP-binding protein codes for MSEVLIKVEKVHKRFGAHHVLRDVSTEFRTGQVTVIVGASGSGKSTLLRTLNRLEPHDEGRITVDGIEVNDDHKSLDALRREVGMVFQQFNLFAHLTVLDNITLAPRRMRRIPRKDAEERAMELLRRVGLEAHARKHPFALSGGQQQRVAIARALAMQPRVMLFDEPTSALDPEMVKEVLDVMRQLAASGMTMIVVTHEMGFARDVADRVMFFDQGQIAFDAPPAQFFGNDHGNPRIKAFLNRAVQH; via the coding sequence ATGAGTGAAGTTCTGATCAAGGTCGAGAAGGTCCACAAGCGCTTCGGCGCGCATCACGTGCTGCGCGATGTGAGTACCGAATTCAGGACCGGCCAGGTGACGGTGATCGTCGGCGCCTCCGGCTCGGGCAAGAGCACGCTGCTTCGCACCCTCAACCGGCTCGAGCCCCATGACGAGGGGCGGATCACCGTGGACGGCATCGAGGTCAACGACGACCACAAGAGCCTCGATGCGCTGCGACGGGAAGTGGGCATGGTGTTTCAGCAGTTCAACCTGTTCGCGCACCTGACGGTGCTCGACAACATCACGCTGGCCCCGCGGCGCATGCGCAGGATCCCGCGCAAGGACGCGGAGGAGCGGGCGATGGAGCTGCTACGCCGGGTCGGGCTGGAGGCGCATGCTCGCAAGCATCCCTTCGCGCTTTCCGGCGGACAACAGCAGCGGGTGGCGATCGCGCGCGCACTGGCGATGCAGCCGCGCGTGATGCTGTTCGACGAGCCTACTTCCGCTCTTGACCCCGAGATGGTCAAGGAAGTCCTCGACGTCATGCGCCAGCTCGCCGCTTCGGGCATGACGATGATCGTGGTGACCCATGAAATGGGCTTTGCCCGCGATGTGGCGGACCGCGTGATGTTCTTCGACCAAGGTCAGATCGCGTTCGACGCGCCACCCGCACAGTTCTTCGGCAACGACCACGGCAACCCGCGCATCAAGGCATTCCTGAATCGCGCCGTGCAGCACTGA
- a CDS encoding amino acid ABC transporter permease, producing the protein MTFLFANWPAGWSREQRSTLAIIAGVIVLMLLMWLIAIPLAHAPEPVASNAEMFADGTRTTVRLTLVSGLAGILFGVLAALGKLSAFKPARWLASFYIWVIRGTPLLVQILFVFLALPVLIPALQLDDFTSACVALAFNAGAYNAESIRAGLLAVPRGQTEASRSLGLSRGYTFFDVVLPQAFKVSLPPLVNNFISLLKDSSLAYAIGVVELTNVGNRMQAATFQPLPALATIAVIYLLLTTALTQISNAVENRLDVEGRRS; encoded by the coding sequence ATGACTTTCCTTTTTGCAAACTGGCCCGCCGGCTGGTCGCGCGAGCAGCGGAGCACGCTCGCCATCATTGCCGGCGTCATCGTGCTGATGCTGCTGATGTGGCTGATCGCCATTCCACTGGCTCATGCGCCGGAACCTGTCGCCTCCAATGCCGAGATGTTCGCTGACGGCACGCGCACCACGGTCAGACTGACCTTGGTGTCCGGCCTCGCCGGCATCCTTTTCGGTGTTCTGGCCGCGCTGGGCAAACTCTCGGCATTCAAGCCGGCACGCTGGCTCGCTTCGTTCTATATCTGGGTCATTCGCGGCACGCCGCTGCTGGTTCAGATCCTGTTCGTTTTCCTGGCGCTCCCGGTGCTGATTCCGGCGCTGCAGCTCGATGACTTCACCTCCGCATGCGTGGCGCTTGCATTCAATGCGGGCGCTTACAACGCGGAGTCGATTCGCGCAGGGCTTCTTGCCGTGCCGCGCGGTCAAACCGAAGCCTCGCGCTCGCTCGGCCTTTCACGCGGGTACACCTTCTTCGACGTCGTGCTTCCCCAGGCCTTCAAGGTTTCGCTGCCGCCGCTGGTCAACAACTTCATTTCCCTGCTGAAAGATTCCTCTCTGGCCTACGCCATCGGCGTGGTGGAGTTGACCAATGTAGGCAACCGCATGCAGGCGGCGACGTTCCAGCCGTTGCCGGCGCTGGCAACCATCGCCGTGATCTACCTGCTCCTCACCACCGCCTTGACCCAGATTTCGAATGCCGTCGAGAACCGGCTGGATGTGGAAGGACGTCGCTCATGA
- a CDS encoding transporter substrate-binding domain-containing protein yields the protein MKLARLLLASLLLTQVIFTASARPFPDIQASGKLVVATGGEFPPFNYFEGKKLTGFEIEIAEIVVKKMGLAIEWKTIGFDSLLAGLQQDRWDIVVSSHGITPERAKAVDFASPHYCSGSSIVSRDPAIRGAADLTGKVVGVQTGSTYLENVRKLTKPKEIKNFPQDRDVRTALATGRVDAWVTDKFVALAAVKSNPQANLKLGDPLFVERIAAAVGKGNTALAAAYDKALAEALADGSYAAVSNRYFGEDVSCK from the coding sequence ATGAAACTGGCTCGCCTTCTCCTTGCTTCCCTCCTCCTGACCCAAGTCATATTCACCGCCAGCGCCCGGCCTTTTCCCGACATTCAGGCGAGCGGCAAGCTGGTCGTGGCAACCGGCGGCGAGTTTCCTCCGTTCAATTACTTCGAAGGCAAGAAGCTGACCGGCTTCGAGATCGAGATCGCCGAGATCGTGGTGAAGAAAATGGGGCTTGCCATCGAATGGAAGACCATCGGTTTCGACTCCCTGCTTGCCGGCCTGCAACAGGATCGCTGGGACATCGTCGTCTCGTCGCACGGCATCACGCCGGAGCGAGCCAAGGCCGTCGACTTCGCCTCCCCGCACTACTGCTCCGGCAGTTCCATCGTTTCGCGTGATCCGGCAATCCGCGGGGCCGCGGATCTGACCGGCAAGGTCGTTGGCGTTCAGACCGGATCAACCTACCTGGAGAACGTTCGCAAGCTGACGAAGCCCAAGGAAATCAAGAACTTCCCGCAGGATCGCGATGTGCGCACGGCATTGGCCACCGGCCGGGTAGATGCCTGGGTCACGGACAAATTCGTGGCCCTGGCGGCGGTCAAATCCAATCCCCAGGCGAACCTGAAACTGGGCGATCCGCTCTTCGTCGAACGCATCGCCGCCGCCGTCGGCAAGGGCAACACGGCTTTGGCCGCCGCGTACGACAAGGCCTTGGCCGAAGCGCTGGCGGACGGCAGCTATGCCGCCGTCTCGAACAGGTACTTTGGCGAAGACGTTAGCTGCAAGTGA